In Gossypium arboreum isolate Shixiya-1 chromosome 5, ASM2569848v2, whole genome shotgun sequence, a single genomic region encodes these proteins:
- the LOC108452230 gene encoding transcription factor HEC2-like: MEIDQLKSATGDEMKTMMMMMQMQMGKLPEFYGDYNNVVEFPHAELADHATNSSNTSNYSINGNSMPHFVENPQVGSPGPFANLPTTTISFNGSTPVQEPSFSFTPDSASAGELLLLSSGSNASSTSSQKMNSMAAMREMIFRIAAMQPIHIDPESVKPPKRRNVKISKDPQSVAARHRRERISERIRILQRLVPGGTKMDTASMLDEAIHYVKFLKTQVQSLERVATSRPAGLGFPVAMSNGSLHPMGKPYQPTQNLQEFGDAWLS; the protein is encoded by the coding sequence ATGGAAATTGACCAGTTAAAGTCTGCAACAGGAGATGAAATGAagacgatgatgatgatgatgcagatGCAGATGGGAAAGCTCCCTGAATTCTACGGGGACTACAACAACGTTGTTGAATTTCCTCACGCTGAGCTAGCTGATCACGCTACCAATAGTTccaatactagcaattatagcaTCAATGGCAATAGCATGCCGCATTTTGTTGAAAACCCACAGGTTGGTTCACCCGGACCATTTGCAAACCTGCCAACGACCACTATTTCATTCAATGGTTCAACGCCGGTTCAAGAACCAAGTTTCTCGTTTACCCCAGACAGTGCAAGTGCAggggaattattattattatcatccgGTTCAAATGCTTCTTCCACCTCTTCCCAAAAGATGAATTCAATGGCCGCAATGAGGGAGATGATCTTCCGAATAGCCGCTATGCAACCGATTCATATAGACCCTGAGTCAGTGAAGCCACCAAAGAGAAGAAACGTGAAGATATCAAAGGACCCTCAAAGTGTGGCGGCACGGCACCGGAGGGAGAGGATAAGTGAGAGAATTAGGATACTTCAAAGGCTTGTCCCCGGAGGAACCAAAATGGACACTGCATCCATGTTAGATGAGGCAATTCACTATGTCAAGTTTTTGAAGACTCAGGTGCAGTCACTGGAGAGAGTTGCCACTAGCAGGCCAGCTGGGTTAGGGTTCCCTGTTGCAATGTCTAATGGGAGTTTACATCCAATGGGAAAACCATATCAACCTACTCAAAACCTTCAGGAATTTGGAGATGCTTGGCTAAGTTAG
- the LOC108450708 gene encoding heat stress transcription factor B-4-like: MALMLDNCEGILLSLDSHKSVPAPFLTKTYQLVDDPATDHIVSWGEDDTTFVVWRPPEFARDLLPNYFKHNNFSSFVRQLNTYGFRKIVPDRWEFANEFFKKGEKHLLCEIHRRKTAQPQVGINHHHHHHHPHSPLVNAPSFFPFPSRVSISPADSDEQANWCDSPPLSSPRGGTGVSVAGGGGGGGYNSSVTALSEDNERLRKSNNLLMSELAHMKKLYNDIIYFVQNHVKPVTPSNSYSPSLLLYGPPSSVAAAPVVNTTTTNSSFLQKPSNQLLGHYPNSQKPRVQVLNSPTATSQSSLTILEEPCSNSCKTKLFGVPLQSKKRLHPEYGATNMETNKARLVLEKDDLRLNLMPPTC, translated from the exons ATGGCTCTGATGCTTGATAACTGTGAAGGGATATTACTATCACTAGACTCCCACAAATCAGTGCCAGCTCCATTCCTCACTAAAACATACCAACTAGTCGATGATCCCGCCACTGACCACATCGTCTCATGGGGTGAAGATGACACTACTTTCGTTGTTTGGAGACCTCCTGAGTTTGCTCGTGATCTCCTCCCTAATTACTTCAAGCACAACAACTTCTCCAGCTTTGTCAGACAGCTCAATACttat GGTTTTAGGAAGATTGTGCCAGACAGATGGGAGTTTGCCAATGAGTTCTtcaagaaaggagaaaaacaCTTGCTTTGTGAGATCCACAGAAGAAAAACTGCGCAACCACAAGTGGGGATAAACCATCATCATCACCATCACCACCCACATTCTCCTTTGGTTAATGCCCCGAGTTTCTTTCCGTTTCCAAGCCGAGTCAGCATTTCTCCAGCAGACTCAGACGAACAAGCCAACTGGTGTGACTCACCGCCACTTTCTTCTCCAAGAGGAGGCACTGGAGTCTCAGTTGCTGGTGGCGGCGGGGGTGGAGGCTATAATAGCTCGGTCACAGCTTTATCAGAAGACAATGAGAGGCTGAGAAAAAGCAACAACTTGCTGATGTCTGAACTTGCCCATATGAAAAAGCTTTACAATGATATTATCTATTTTGTTCAAAACCATGTTAAGCCTGTCACTCCTAGCAATTCATACTCCCCTTCTTTGCTTCTTTATGGCCCTCCTTCATCCGTTGCTGCTGCTCCTGTTGTTAATACCACCACCACCAATAGTTCATTCTTGCAAAAGCCTTCCAACCAGCTTCTTGGGCACTATCCAAATAGTCAGAAGCCCCGAGTGCAAGTTTTGAACTCTCCAACGGCTACATCCCAAAGCTCCTTGACGATTCTTGAAGAACCATGCAGCAATAGTTGCAAAACAAAGCTCTTTGGTGTACCCTTACAATCAAAGAAGAGGTTGCACCCCGAGTATGGTGCAACTAACATGGAGACTAACAAAGCACGTTTGGTCTTGGAAAAAGATGATTTACGGCTGAACCTTATGCCTCCTACATGTTAG